A genomic window from Purpureocillium takamizusanense chromosome 2, complete sequence includes:
- a CDS encoding uncharacterized protein (EggNog:ENOG503P2ZJ~COG:Q), which yields MSTPLRFISKLHGRRVLVLGGTSGIGFAVAEAALEHGAHVIVSSSNQEKVNNAITRLRKVACPLEPNSSDPGTTHVTGKTCNVGNRATLKANLEALLEFATSSRTQLLDHVVYTVGDHIVMATYRQSTVEDLENRQLVRLTAPAILGGLLPNYVTKSPTSSYTLTSSTTAVKPPPLLTSYTTQTVAVQGLARGLAVELKPVRVNAIEMGLVPTEMHDPWPQEMKDFVFSKYKDATLTGSLGNVVDAAEPYLFCMKSAYITGTSIVSDGGNSLV from the coding sequence ATGTCTACTCCCTTGCGCTTCATCTCCAAGCTTCATGGCCGACGTGTCCTTGTCCTAGGTGGGACGTCAGGGATTGGCTTCGCCGTTGCtgaggccgccctcgagcacggAGCCCATGTTATCGTCAGCAGCTCCAACCAAGAAAAAGTCAACAACGCAATTACACGGCTCCGCAAGGTGGCTTGCCCTCTCGAACCCAATTCTTCCGATCCTGGAACCACGCACGTCACTGGCAAAACTTGCAACGTTGGGAACCGAGCTACCCTCAAGGCCAACTTGGAGGCATTACTCGAGTTCGCAACGTCCAGTCGCACGCAGCTATTGGACCATGTCGTCTACACGGTCGGAGACCACATTGTTATGGCGACATACCGGCAGAGCACGGTAGAGGACCTCGAGAACCGACAGCTTGTCCGTCTCACAGCACCCGCAATCCTCGGGGGTCTGCTGCCCAACTACGTGACCAAGTCACCGACCAGCTCATACACGCTGACGTCTTCCACCACTGCCGTcaagccgccgcctttgTTGACGTCTTATACCACGCAGACTGTGGCTGTTCAGGGACTCGCGCGTGGCTTGGCGGTTGAGCTGAAGCCGGTCCGCGTCAACGCAATCGAGATGGGGCTCGTGCCGACTGAGATGCATGACCCTTGGCCGCAGGAAATGAAGGACTTCGTCTTTTCCAAGTACAAGGATGCGACACTGACAGGGAGCCTGGGGAACGTTGTAGATGCGGCAGAGCCGTATCTCTTTTGCATGAAGAGCGCGTACATAACGGGCACTTCGATTGTCTCGGACGGCGGCAATAGCTTGGTTTGA
- a CDS encoding uncharacterized protein (TransMembrane:12 (i51-76o82-104i111-129o141-161i173-193o213-237i249-273o306-330i351-371o377-402i423-442o454-473i)~COG:E~EggNog:ENOG503NUSS), whose product MDAEMRPAKDDISKAGPQDMDFTETDTLTDEQRLAELGHQQELRRTFSLPALLSLILSLICSLCIAASLAEIASIYPTAGGQYHWVAALCPAPSNIAASFATGWISVGGQIVFTASAAFAAGLQVQALIVLNNETYVPERWHGMLLYFAVLTYAGVLNIFGMKAMPHVNLISGFIHVAGLIAVTVALGVLAPKSSSAFVWADFVNSSGWSNDGVSWLVGLISAVYPFLGYDAACHLAEELPRASRNVPLAMVGSVAVNGIMGLVYCIVLLYSAGQSDFASAPLGFPFMQIYLDVTKSRAGTTVMSVMIILIAIAATLAGVMSTSRTLWAFARDKATPFDHYLSHVHPRLQIPVRSVVVVTILQGILGFIYLGNSTAFNAILSMAIISMYLSYILPIIYMLLYGRGKLGKRDFGPFRLGRIPGIVMNVIGVAWMLVVMVFSTFPTIMPVTAENMNYSIVVLVGWIAFGVAYYSLWGKHKFEMPMVDVDVIHESNVTLGTADDK is encoded by the exons ATGGACGCCGAGATGCGTCCGGCGAAGGATGACATATCCAAGGCAGGCCCTCAAGACATGGACTTCACGGAAACGGACACCCTCACGGATGAGCAGCGACTGGCTGAGCTTGGTCATCAACAGGAGCTTCGCCGCACCTTCTCCTTGCCGGCTCTGCTCTCCCT CATTCTCTCATTGATCTGCTCGTTGTGCATCGCCGCATCCCTTGCCGAAATCGCTTCTATCTATCCGACAGCAGGAG GACAATACCACTGGGTGGCCGCACTATGCCCTGCCCCAAGCAACATCGCAGCCTCATTCGCCACGGGCTGGATATCAGTCGGTGGCCAAATCGTCTTCACCGCGTCCGCTGCCTTCGCCGCGGGCTTGCAGGTTCAAGCCTTAATAGTGCTAAACAACGAAACTTACGTCCCAGAGCGATGGCACGGCATGCTTCTTTACTTTGCCGTCCTGACATATGCTGGTGTTCTCAACATCTTTGGGATGAAGGCGATGCCGCATGTTAACTTGATCTCAG GGTTCATCCATGTTGCCGGCCTAATAGCCGTTACGGTTGCCCTTGGCGTCCTCGCGCCGAAGAGCAGCTCCGCATTCGTGTGGGCAGACTTTGTCAACAGCAGCGGCTGGAGCAACGACGGAGTTTCGTGGCTTGTCGGCCTCATTAGTGCAGTGTATCCGTTTCTAGG GTACGATGCTGCCTGCCATCTCGCTGAGGAACTTCCACGCGCGAGTCGAAATGTACCCTTGGCTATGGTCGGCAGCGTAGCTGTCAATGGCATCATGGGACTTGTGTACTGCATAGTCCTGCTCTACAGCGCGGGCCAGTCCGACTTCGCGAGCGCCCCTCTCGGATTTCCGTTTATGCAAATCTACCTCGACGTGACCAAGTCGCGCGCCGGCACAACCGTCATGTCGGTCATGATCATTCTTATTGCCATCGCGGCCACGCTTGCTGGCGTCATGTCGACATCTCGGACTCTCTGGGCTTTTGCCCGAGACAAGGCTACGCCGTTCGACCACTATCTTTCTCACGTCCATCCCAGGCTCCAAATACCCGTTCGCtcagtcgtcgtcgtgacaATTCTCCAGGGAATTCTCGGTTTCATCTACCTTGGTAACTCCACTGCGTTCAACGCGATCCTCTCTATGGCAATCATCAGCATGTATCTGTCCTATATCCTCCCAATCATCTACATGCTACTCTACGGACGCGGAAAACTTGGGAAGCGAGATTTCGGTCCTTTCCGACTTGGCCGCATTCCCGGCATTGTCATGAACGTCATTGGCGTCGCTTGGATGCTGGTTGTCATGGTGTTCAGTACGTTCCCGACTATCATGCCTGTCACCGCAGAGAATATGAACTACTCGATCGTGGTGTTGGTTGGATGGATCGCGTTTGGGGTAGCATATTACAGCCTGTGGGGGAAACACAAGTTTGAGATGCCAATGGTTGATGTGGATGTAATCCACGAGTCAAACGTGACCCTGGGCACAGCAGACGATAAGTAG
- a CDS encoding uncharacterized protein (COG:S~EggNog:ENOG503P1NT) translates to MSSPTKIHFPSFGLKICGELHAPARGSPDRKGAAVVVSHPMTGVKEQTSTDYARALSQGGFYVLTFDAGYQGESTGQPRGLEDPHQRVEDNKAAVTYLTALKGEVDPERIGVLGICASGGYTSYAAQSDARIKALATVSAACVGRMTRNGGVQEDKTENAEAIVGALQAAGQWRNANLIPPGAQPPPMFETDPSKVPENADPFFRDAAQYYGTKRGEHERSDHLVPLSSYDLMVSYDSFNFQHLISPRPLLMIAGSAAQTYHYSRTAIAAAKDPKELFTVQGKNHFDLYDDLRETGPKVVDFFGKSLAA, encoded by the coding sequence ATGTCTTCTCCGACGAAAATTCATTTCCCTTCCTTCGGATTGAAAATCTGTGGCGAGCTACACGCTCCCGCGCGAGGGTCTCCCGATCGCAAAGGAGCCGCCGTGGTCGTCAGTCACCCTATGACGGGAGTCAAGGAGCAAACCTCTACCGATTACGCTCGAGCGCTCTCCCAAGGCGGCTTTTACGTACTCACTTTTGATGCCGGGTACCAAGGCGAGAGTACCGGACAGCCTCGGGGCCTCGAAGATCCACACCAACGTGTGGAGGATAATAAGGCGGCAGTCACATACCTGACAGCCCTCAAGGGTGAGGTCGATCCAGAGCGCATCGGGGTGCTCGGTATTTGCGCGTCTGGCGGCTACACGTCGTACGCTGCGCAATCTGATGCCCGCATCAAGGCGCTTGCCACAGTGAGCGCCGCGTGTGTCGGACGTATGACCCGCAACGGGGGCGTGCAGGAGGACAAAACTGAGAATGCGGAAGCCATCGTCGGGGCTCTTCAGGCTGCTGGTCAATGGCGGAATGCGAACCTTATCCCTCCGGGcgctcagccgccgcccatgttcGAGACAGACCCCTCCAAGGTGCCTGAGAACGCCGACCCCTTCTTCAGGGATGCGGCGCAGTACTACGGCACAAAGAGAGGCGAACACGAGCGATCGGATCACCTTGTCCCACTATCGAGCTACGACCTCATGGTCTCATACGACTCGTTCAACTTTCAACACCTCATTTCGCCACGGCCCTTGCTTATGATTGCCGGGTCTGCGGCGCAGACGTACCATTACAGCCGAACGGCCATCGCAGCGGCCAAGGACCCCAAGGAATTGTTCACAGTGCAGGGAAAGAATCACTTCGATCTCTATGATGATTTGAGGGAGACTGGCCCAAAGGTGGTTGACTTTTTCGGCAAGAGTCTGGCGGCGTAG
- a CDS encoding uncharacterized protein (EggNog:ENOG503PRGN), giving the protein MNPQPPVMERRQIIHVDAVENARRDNSPRRTAQKAGPKKPGPPTLQFINTVHPSDGVTPRSLTLIRSHVAKHGRALQRERKQQTQPVPLLPTQPMTVELRSGPPQIANRGQQQQEDKGPQEHKYEQVVPRPHDQSNRLRLRKNNSNIEPRKLAPKNTTDGTTALAAPNKEEVTLAREWVPNPIQLIGGARGDAHQGFARALSNNEQYLFDFYFDYVIMYGYKACHHKEDDAVFAAAMRTIWVPFAMTEPSLMAAIFHVACRNYASITDNTNTAKFTLQKLQYRQMCLNMAMQAITSQDMASDATISLALLMATEAYFEGDVEAFYAHGKGITKMVKARGGLKSLGLSGFLRKLVGWSLYNPSNYIVLGPEEQE; this is encoded by the exons ATGAACCCACAGCCACCTGTGATGGAACGACGACAAATTATACACGTTGATGCGGTCGAAAATGCGAGGCGAGACAACAGCCCGAGGCGTACAGCACAAAAGGCTGGCCCGAAGAAGCCGGGGCCCCCCACCCTCCAGTTCATCAACACCGTCCACCCAAGCGATGGTGTCACTCCCCGGAGCCTGACATTGATCAGATCGCACGTGGCAAAACATGGTCGTGCTCTTCAACGAGAACGAAAACAGCAGACACAGCCCGTTCCGCTGCTCCCGACGCAGCCCATGACGGTGGAACTTCGCTCTGGACCTCCCCAAATAGCCAATCGtgggcaacagcagcaagagGATAAAGGACCCCAAGAGCACAAGTATGAGCAGGTGGTACCACGCCCACACGACCAGAGCAATAGGTTACGTTTGCGAAAAAATAACTCAAATATCGAGCCGCGCAAGCTTGCCCCCAAAAACACGACCGACGGCACCACGGCATTAGCCGCTCCCAACAAAGAGGAAGTGACCCTCGCTCGAGAATGGGTTCCTAATCCCATACAGCTGATAGGAGGCGCTCGGGGAGACGCTCATCAAGGATTCGCGAGGGCTCTCTCGAACAATGAACAATATCTCTTCGACTTTT ACTTTGACTATGTCATCATGTACGGGTATAAGGCTTGCCATCACAAGGAAGATGATGCCGTTTTTGCTGCCGCCATGAGGACTATCTGGGTCCCCTTCGCCATGACTGAGCCTAGCCTAATGGCCGCAATATTCCATGTGGCCTGCCGGAACTACGCCAGCATCACTGATAACACCAACACAGCCAAATTCACGCTTCAAAAGCTGCAGTACCGCCAAATGTGCCTCAACATGGCAATGCAAGCAATCACCTCCCAGGACATGGCTAGCGATGCGACTATTTCGCTAGCTCTGCTCATGGCGACAGAAGCG TACTTCGAAGGGGATGTTGAGGCTTTCTATGCGCATGGTAAAGGAATCACCAAGATGGTCAAGGCCCGAGGGGGTCTCAAGTCATTAGGGCTGTCCGGGTTCCTGAGGAAACTTGTGGGATGGTCACTATACAATCCAAGTAATTATATAGTACTGGGTCCGGAAGAGCAGGAATGA
- a CDS encoding Primary-amine oxidase (EggNog:ENOG503NTVH~COG:Q): MSQAVPHPLSDLTVAEINRARDVVLQLHSGSVIDFRSIYLLEPPKTEVVPFLDLEHAGKLKASTPRPARLAQVRYDIIGGSKAAEYHESVIDVVAAKRVKHEVIGTEHHASLTIFEFQKVVECVQKSTLFKERFRTVQLPAGFELVIEPWPYGGPDQQDGDTRFFQALCFGRDTRSGNPDSNFYAYPLPFIPIVDAHKNEVVRIDEPATGGGNDLLDAKTHKLGILDHCRTSEYVPELIPGGVRKDVKPLTVLQPQGPSFAVSDSNLIEWQKWRFRVTFNPREGAVLHDIRYDGRDILYRLSMSDMTVPYADPRNPFHRKQAFDFGDGGLGNCTNNLTLGCDCLGVIKYFDGILTTADGSAEVSKQVICLHEQDDGIGWKHTNWRTGRAVVTRRRELVVQFIITLANYEYVFAFKFDQAAGIEVEARATGIVSVVNIDEGKTAPWGTVVSPGALAQNHQHIFCLRIDPAVDGHANTLVQEDSVPVPMNKTTNPNGNRYEVQTKAIETSAGIDLNPFSNRVFKVQNLAKRNPVSGKPVGYKITTPPTQLLLADPASIQAQRALFTKHHMWVTKHKDDELYAGGRYTLQSRRENGGVYDAAARGDNVKDEDIVVWSVFGLTHNPRVEDWPVMPVEKLQVHITPSDFFTGNPAIDVPSNADIGSKLASGACCKGDGDRPKL; the protein is encoded by the exons ATGTCTCAGGCGGTCCCCCACCCGCTCTCCGACCTCACTGTTGCTGAGATCAACCGAGCACGAGACGTTGTGCTCCAACTGCACTCTGGCAGTGTCATCGACTTTCGGTCAATCTACCTCCTCGAGCCGCCCAAAACCGAGGTTGTTCCTTTCCTTGATCTCGAACATGCCGGAAAGCTCAAGGCATCAACCccgcggccagctcgcctGGCGCAAGTGCGATACGACATCATAGGCGGCAGCAAAGCTGCAGAGTATCATGAGTCGGTCATCGATGTTGTCGCTGCGAAGCGCGTGAAGCACGAAGTCATCGGCACTGAACACCATGCCAGCTTGACAAT CTTTGAGTTCCAAAAGGTGGTTGAGTGCGTGCAGAAATCGACACTCTTCAAGGAAAGGTTCAGGACAGTCCAGCTGCCCGCTGGCTTTGAGCTCGTCATTGAGCCTTGGCCGTACGGCGGCCCCGACCAGCAAGACGGCGATACGCGCTTCTTCCAGGCTTTGTGCTTCGGGAGGGACACCCGCAGTGGCAATCCGGATTCCAACTTTTACGCCTACCCGTTACCGTTTATTCCGATTGTGGATGCGCACAAGAATGAAGTGGTGCGAATCGACGAACctgcgacgggcggcggaAACGACCTCTTAGATGCGAAAACGCACAAGCTTGGTATCCTTGATCACTGCAGGACTTCGGAATACGTCCCGGAGTTGATCCCAGGTGGTGTCCGCAAGGATGTCAAACCCCTGACGGTCTTGCAGCCGCAGGGGCCGAGCTTTGCCGTCTCCGACTCGAACCTCATTGAGTGGCAGAAGTGGCGGTTCAGAGTGACCTTCAACCCCCGTGAAGGCGCTGTTCTTCATGACATCCGGTATGACGGGCGTGACATTTTGTACAGATTGAGCATGAGCGACATG ACGGTGCCGTACGCAGACCCGCGCAACCCATTTCACAGAAAGCAGGCTTTCGATTTTGGAGACGGTGGCCTGGGCAACTGCACAAACAACCTAACATTGGGATGTGATTGCCTGGGTGTTATCAAG TATTTTGATGGTATTCTCACCACAGCCGACGGCTCCGCCGAGGTGAGCAAGCAAGTCATCTGTCTTCACGAGCAGGACGATGGCATTGGCTGGAAGCACACCAACTGGCGTACGGGTCGTGCCGTCGTAACCCGTCGGCGCGAGCTGGTGGTCCAGTTCATCATTACCCTCGCAAACTACGAGTACGTCTTCGCGTTCAAGTTCGACCAAGCCGCCGGTATCGAGGTCGAAGCGCGCGCCACGGgcatcgtctccgtcgtcaacatcgacgagggcaagacgGCACCATGGGGCACCGTTGTGAGCCcgggggcgctggcgcagaaCCATCAACACATCTTCTGTCTGCGCATCGACCCGGCGGTAGACGGCCACGCCAACACGCTGGTCCAAGAGGACAGCGTCCCCGTGCCGATGAACAAGACGACGAACCCGAACGGCAATCGCTACGAGGTACAGACCAAGGCCATCGAGACGTCGGCGGGCATCGATCTCAACCCGTTCAGCAACCGCGTCTTCAAGGTGCAGAACCTGGCCAAGCGCAACCCCGTCAGCGGCAAGCCGGTCGGCTACAAGatcaccacgccgccgacgcagctgctcctcgccgacccggCCAGCATccaggcgcagcgcgcgctcTTCACCAAGCACCACATGTGGGTCACCAAGCACAAGGACGATGAGCTGTATGCCGGCGGGCGCTACACACTACAGAGCCGCCGAGAGAATGGTGGCGTGTAcgatgcggcggccaggGGGGACAAtgtcaaggacgaggacatTGTCGTTTGGAGCGTCTTTGGCTTGACACATAATCCCCGCGTGGAGGATTGGCCTGTCAT GCCGGTCGAGAAACTCCAGGTACACATCACGCCGTCAGACTTCTTCACGGGTAATCCGGCAATCGACGTTCCATCAAACGCCGACATTGGCTCCAAGTTGGCGAGCGGAGCTTGCTGCAAAGGCGATGGGGATAGGCCCAAGCTGTGA
- a CDS encoding Aldehyde dehydrogenase (NAD(+)) (EggNog:ENOG503P0WI~COG:C) produces the protein MSRTVEIHGAEGLVVKVPTGLFIDNKFSPATDNQTIDVENPSTGAHLATVSAAQAADVDQAVQSSLTAFTSSWRRSEPSTRRALLNRLAGLIERDAKELASLEAVDAGLLYRMSLGLSVAQAAETCRYFAGWTDKLGGQSMRIEQGMAYTQREPIGVCSAIIPWNGPLMITIWKLAPAIAAGNTLIIKTPELAPLYGQKLAQLIVEAGFPPGVINIICGLGPVAGQALADHHLVRKVSFTGSAAVGRRILESSARTNLKRVTVELGGKGPTCVFADADWENALAHVTAGITVHNGQICAAGSRIYIQDEIYDRFVAEFSKRTKDAVAGDPLLDSTVKGPLVSAGQRARVEGYIQKALKEDTKLLHGADASSLQVPSKGHFVPNTAFVDVQPSATIMREEVFGPVASIARFHTEEEVVALANDSEYGLSAAIFTSDVTRAMRISDAVECGQVTVNMWGTVNANTPFGGYKQSGFGRDLGKEGLDEWMNVKCVKVNLGLLSRL, from the exons ATGTCGCGCACAGTCGAGATTCACGGTGCAGAAGGTCTCGTAGTAAAGG TTCCAACCGGCCTGTTCATCGACAACAAGTTCAGTCCTGCGACGGACAATCAGACCATCGACGTTGAGAATCCATCCACGGGTGCCCACCTAGCCACAGTATCCGCCGCTCAGGCCGCAGATGTAGACCAAGCCGTGCAATCCTCCTTGACGGCATTCAcgtcgtcatggcggcgcagcgagcCGTCTACccggcgggcgctgctgaACCGCTTGGCCGGCCTCATAGAGAGGGACGCCAAAGAGCTCGCATCGCTCGAGGCGGTTGACGCGGGACTGCTGTACCGCATGTCTCTGGGCCTGAGCGTGGCCCAGGCGGCCGAGACATGCCGTTACTTTGCGGGCTGGACGGACAAGTTGGGCGGGCAGAGCATGCGCATCGAACAGGGGATGGCGTACACGCAGCGGGAGCCGATTGGCGTATGTTCAGCTATTATACCGTGGAATGGCCCTCT CATGATTACAATCTGGAAGCTTGCGCCCGCCATCGCAGCCGGGAATACCCTCATAATCAAGACCCCGGAGCTGGCACCGTTGTACGGACAGAAGCTAGCCCAActcatcgtcgaggccgggtTCCCTCCTGGCGTCATCAACATCATCTGCGGtctcggccccgtcgccggtCAAGCCCTGGCTGACCACCACCTCGTGCGCAAAGTGTCATTCACGGGAAGCGCCGCTGTCGGACGCCGCATCCTCGAGAGCTCGGCGCGGACCAACCTCAAGCGCGTGacggtcgagctcggcggcaagggcccgACGTGCGTGTTTGCAGACGCGGACTGGGAGAACGCGCTTGCCCATGTCACGGCGGGCATCACGGTGCACAACGGGCAGATTTGCGCCGCGGGCAGTCGCATCTACATCCAGGACGAGATATACGACCGTTTCGTCGCGGAGTTCTCCAAGAGGACGAAGGACGCGGTTGCCGGAGACCCGTTGCTCGACAGCACGGTCAAGGGGCCGCTCGTGAGCGCCGGACAGCGAGCACGCGTCGAGGGCTACATCCAAAAGGCCCTAAAGGAGGATACGAAGCTGTTGCACGGAGCAGATGCCAGCAGCCTCCAAGTGCCTTCCAAGGGACACTTTGTGCCCAACACAGCCTTTGTTGATGTGCAGCCCTCGGCGACCATCATGCGCGAGGAGGTTTTCGGCCCCGTGGCGAGCATCGCGCGGTTCCACACCGAAGAGgaggtcgtcgccctggccaaCGACTCCGAGTACGGGCTCTCGGCGGCAATTTTCACCAGCGACGTGACGAGGGCCATGCGCATAAGCGACGCGGTCGAATGCGGACAGGTGACGGTCAACATGTGGGGGACCGTCAATGCCAACACGCCATTTGGAGGCTATAAGCAGAGTGGGTTCGGCAGGGATCTGGGCAAGGAAGGGCTGGATGAGTGGATGAATGTCAAATGCGTCAAGGTGAACCTGGGCCTCCTCAGCAGATTGTGA
- a CDS encoding Lysophospholipase (EggNog:ENOG503NYWP~COG:I~SECRETED:SignalP(1-21~SECRETED:cutsite=CRG-QQ~SECRETED:prob=0.9298)), with amino-acid sequence MGTHTTSALLVIVLLAQACRGQQGGPDSDPYVPAYTECPENLIVRNASEGLSPQEESWRSTRGKQVMTGLHDYLNVANISGFDVQGFMVKLNESTVPIVGMSISGGGTQSGIGGLGIWQAYDARYPAAVAAGTGGLTQILSYITGLSGGGAVTVSLIAANNFATFEDIRSAANFSAPYDVGPTGNETEFFNNIFENAGAKAELGFPVSVADTFGQFWATWLPENSTVTNYSDLASKDTALAVGAGPMPIITLAEVVPGQSPEIGKILYPGRNDTNGFTLTSYEITPFELGSWLGGRVQGFVPTQWLGTSMGNGTAQNSRQCVAGFDKFSLVQGSTTNAFCAWFIDDFYGLPIFAKTALSTRQQRSSETDDIPIPQGQEQSPLVQIVNETASNFKQTFNQSLWATYPNPFQGYSDAMGNASQLLLVDGSLTGENNPIRPLIIPDRQVDFIIVYEASSEGTYAWVNGTSLQNTARSASQGGIPFPKIPKVETMITRNFTSQPTFFGCNATTEDGPLVLYLPNSPWTSFSNFSYQKSSFTDQQLDATIDNAFQLATYGNGSFDAERRPTGTVYSMFPPTLLGRAGK; translated from the exons ATGGGAACCCATACCACGTCTGCGCTTCTCGTCATCGTGCTGCTTGCCCAAGCATGCCGgggccagcagggcggccCCGACTCAGATCCTTACGTGCCTGCTTATACCGAGTGTCCTGAGAACTTGATCGTGAGAAATGCTTCCGAA GGCCTATCGCCCCAGGAAGAATCCTGGCGCAGCACGAGGGGCAAGCAGGTTATGACGGGCTTGCACGACTACCTCAATGTTGCCAACATATCGGGCTTTGACGTACAAGGTTTCATGGTGAAACTCAATGAAAGCACGGTGCCCATCGTCGGCATGTCCATTTCTGGTGGCGGGACGCAGTCGGGCATCGGCGGTCTTGGTATCTGGCAAGCCTACGACGCTCGGTATCCTGCAGCGGTCGCGGCCGGCACGGGAGGGTTAACACAGATCCTCTCTTACATCACCGGgttgagcggcggcggcgctgtcaCGGTGAGCCTCAT CGCGGCGAATAATTTCGCCACCTTTGAGGACATCCGAAGCGCCGCCAACTTCTCGGCGCCTTACGATGTCGGGCCCACTGGCAACGAGACGGAGTTCTTCAACAACATCTTCGAAAATGCAGGCGCAAAAGCCGAGCTGGGATtccccgtctccgtcgccgacacgtTTGGCCAGTTCTGGGCGACATGGCTGCCGGAAAACTCGACTGTCACCAACTACTCCGATCTTGCATCCAAAGACACTGCGCTGGCCGTGGGAGCTGGACCCATGCCGATTATCACTCTCGCCGAAGTCGTACCTGGCCAGTCTCCCGAAATCGGCAAGATCCTGTACCCTGGGCGGAACGACACCAATGGCTTTACCTTGACGTCCTACGAAATAACGCCTTTCGAGCTCGGCAGctggctcggcggccgcgtgcaGGGTTTCGTGCCGACGCAATGGCTGGGCACCAGTATGGGCAACGGAACCGCTCAAAACAGCAGGCAATGCGTCGCCGGGTTCGACAAGTTCAGCCTCGTCCAagggtcgacgacgaatGCGTTTTGCGCGTGGTTCATAGACGACTTTTACGGGTTGCCCATCTTCGCGAAGACAGCCCTTTCTACGCGACAGCAACGCTCCAGCGAGACGGACGACATCCCCATCCCGCAAGGCCAGGAGCAAAGCCCCCTCGTGCAGATCGTAAACGAGACGGCGTCCAATTTTAAGCAGACGTTCAACCAGTCGCTGTGGGCGACCTACCCTAACCCGTTCCAGGGCTACAGCGATGCGATGGGCAACGCGTCCCAGCTGTTGCTA GTGGACGGGAGCCTCACGGGTGAGAACAATCCGATTCGACCCCTCATCATACCAGATCGTCAAGTGGACTTTATCATTGTCTACGAGGCTTCCTCCGAGGGCACGTACGCATGGGTCAACGGCACAAGCTTGCAGA ATACCGCACGCTCCGCTTCACAAGGCGGCATTCCATTCCCCAAGATCCCCAAGGTGGAAACAATGATTACGAGAAACttcaccagccagcccacctTCTTCGGCTGCAATGCGACGACGGAAGACGGGCCGCTAGTGCTGTACCTACCGAACTCGCCTTggacgagcttctcgaaTTTCTCCTACCAAAAGTCATCGTTTACAGACCAAcagctcgacgccacgaTCGACAATGCTTTCCAACTGGCGACgtacggcaacggcagcttTGACGCCGA GCGTCGACCTACCGGAACAGTGTACTCGATGTTTCCGCCGACACTGTTGGGACGGGCAGGAAAGTGA